DNA from Cherax quadricarinatus isolate ZL_2023a chromosome 7, ASM3850222v1, whole genome shotgun sequence:
aaaaaacggtcagagttttttttctcattatgcactgtttgctccaggaatttttttatatggtgcacacagacccattctctcacatgtgggcctactagctttctcctgcttgatttgaagccgctagaatttatgagtatatatacgtcaaacacggtacctcgtaagacgtatatatacggccgcgacagtcaaagggttaacacactggtcatctatcgaggtagggtgaccccccccccaaaaaaaaagaaacactttcaccattactcacaccatcactgtcttaccccacccctccttcagagtgcaggcactgtacttccaaatCCAGGGTTCAAGTCCAGCtgaccggtttctctgaatcccttcataaatgttactttgctcacactccaacagcacgtcaagtattaaaaaccacttgcctccacttacTCCTAACACACTTGCTGGATGTTTAAGCCCTTTGAACACAAAATTtactttaccctctccctctaacctttcctagaacaaccccaaccacaccttccttccactacagatttatacgctttccaagtcattctattttgctccatcctctctgaatgtctgaaccacctcaacaacccctccccagCCTGTATAATACTTTTAGTATTTTTCATAATTTCTGATTTTTTTCTGTTATCAGTTTCAAGCAATTTTCAGTAGCAGCTAATTCAAGGGAATTGTATTTGGAATATGTAATTAaaacatatatacagtatattattCCATATTGTACACTGTTCTATTTATAATTGTGTGTTTTATGTAGCATATTTGAAGATTTGGTGGTTCAAAGAATTTGTGGATGTGAGCATTGTGAGTGACTTTGTGTGTTATGACACACAAATTGAGAATGAGAGAGACAAGTTACCATAACTTAgctatatatacagtataatggGCATTCTTTTAAAAAATCATACATTTAATATTTTCCATTTTGATTTATTCTCTATTATGTCATTACACAACCCACAGCTTAGAGAGGTAACTTTAGCTGAAGTGTCTATCATTCCTGGACCATCATTAGGTCATGAGTTGACAGTGGTCTGGACCATCATCAGGTCATgagttgataatggtccaggatgaacCAAAACTTCATTTCAAGTTTCCTCTCCTAATTGTGTCCTGCGAATTATTCCAGCtaaggtattgtgacttattcttaTTGTCATTATTGATTTTCTTGCCCTAGCATTTTAGGgctttttaaaaattattttgttttgtaggtggtggtgttaaaGCTGATACTTCTAAACATGAGAGTCAGTCTGCAGCTGCAGCAAAGAAACGAAAGGTGGAAGAAAACTCTGATTCAGAAGGGGAGGGACCGAAGCTACTGAAGACTTCCAAAGACCAAACttctgatgatgatgaagaaaaaCAGCGGCTGAAAGACCTGCGTGACAGAGATGAATATACAGAAAGGCTACGGCAGCGAGATGAAGAGCGAACAAAGAATGTGGCTGATAAAGGAGACAAAAAGGCCTTTGAAGAGGCTGCAAAGCGACTGCAGTTAGAAAAGGAAGATCGTGAAAAAATCCTTCCTAAACTGAGGGTGGAATCCCGCCGAAAGTACCTTGTAAAGCGCAAGGATGACAAGTTAAAAGAATTAGAAGCAGATATTGTAGATGATGAGTATCTTTTTGAAGAGGAAGCTCTTACAGAGAGGGAGAAAAAAGAAAGAGACTACAAAAAGACTGTCCTTCAATTGGCTAAAGATTATGATAAAGTAAGAGAAGCAGAAAATGTTCAGAGGTATGTAATGCCTGAAGAAGGTGCAAGTGTCGATGATAAATATATAGAAGTTGATGAAAGGGAAAAGAAACGTGGCTATGACCAGAAGAAATGGGAGGAAGATCAGATGAGAGGAACATCCCTTTCATTTGGAGCAAGAGACAAGGCTAAAAAATATCAAGAGCAAGAGAAGGAATATAACCTTGTTTTGGAAGATGAAATTGAATTCATCAAATCACTTCCCTTAGCAGGCACacgtaaaaaaaagaaaaagaagaagaaagattcAGATTCTGAGTCAAGTTCTTcatcagaggaagaagaggaagaagatgagCAACCAAAATTAACTGCAACACAGAAGAAGCTTTCAATAGATGAAGTAAGAAGGAGTTTACCTGTGTTTCCTTTCAGAGAAGCTTTGTTAAATGCCATCAATGAACATCAGATCATGATCATTGAAGGGGAGACTGGATCTGGTAAAACAACACAAATCCCACAATATCTGTATGATGCTGGATATTGTAGTGATGGCAAGAAAATTGGCTGTACTCAGCCAAGAAGAGTTGCTGCAATGAGCGTAGCTGCCCGAGTTTCTGAGGAAATGGGCAAAAAACTTGGAAATGAAGTAGGATACAGTATTCGATTTGAAGACTGCACCAATGATCGTACAAGAATAAAGTACATGACAGATGGTATGTTACTAAGAGAATTTCTAATGGATCCTAGTTTAGATGGTTACAGTGTTATGATTATTGATGAGGCCCATGAAAGAACCCTGCATACAGATATTCTTTTTGGTTTACTGAAGGACATTACAAGATTTCGTAGTGACCTAAAGTTACTTATCTCTAGTGCTACTTTGGACTCCGCaaaattttcagatttttttgATGAAGCTCCTATTTTCCGAATACCAGGCAGGCGATACCCAGTCCATATTTACTACACTAGAAGCCCAGAAGCTAACTATATTGATGCTGCATCGGTCACAATCTTGCAAATCCATATCACTCAGCATCTCGGAGATATTTTAGTGTTTCTCACGGGTCAGGAAGAGATCGAGgcgtgtcaagaaattttgactGAAAGACTCAGAGCTCTTGGAAGTAAAATTCGTGAGCTAATAATATTGCCAATATATGCCAATTTACCTTCTGAAATGCAAGCGAAGATCTTTGAGCCAACTCCTCCTGGGGCAAGAAAGGTTATTCTTGCAACAAATATTGCTGAAACATCTCTCACCATTGATGGTATAAAGTACGTTATAGATCCTGGATATGCGAAGCAGAATTATTTTAATGCAAGAAGTGGCATGGAGTCACTAATAGTTGTTCCAATATCTAGAGCCTCAGCTAATCAGAGAGCTGGCAGAGCAGGTCGAGTTGGTCCTGGTAAGTGCTTTAGACTTTATACTCAGTGGGCATTTGAGAATGAAATGGATGAAAACACAATCCCAGAAATTCAGCGGGTTAACCTCGGTAATGTTGTGCTTCAACTTAAATCCCTTGGTATTCATGACCTTATTAACTTTGATTACTTGGACCCACCACCGGCTGAAGCTCTGATCCTTGCTCTTGAACAACTGTATGCTTTGAAAGCTTTGAATCACAAGGGTGAACTGACCTCTACTGGTAGAAAGATGGCTGAACTCCCAGTGGATCCAATGATGTCTCGTATGATATTAGCTGCTGACCAGTATAAAGTCGTTGAGGAAATCCTCACAATTGCTGCAATGTTGTCTGTAAATGGATCTATATTTTATAGGCCTAAAGATAAGGCAATTCATGCCGATACTGCACGCAAAAATTTCTTTCATCCAGATGGCGATCACTTAACTTTAATGAATGTTTATAATGAGTGGGTAGGAACAGACTATTCCTCACAGTGGTGCTACGAGGTCTTTATTCAATATCGATCTATGAAAAGGGCAAGAGATATTAGAGATCAGCTTGTTGGACTCATGGACCGTGTAGAAGTGCAGGTCACCTCCAATCCTGGTGACTCTGTTAACATTCGAAAAGCCATTACTGCAGGCTATTTCTACCATGTGGCAAGGTTTAGCAAAGGTGGCATGTACAAAACTGCAAAAAAGAGTAAAACTGTGATGATTCACCCCCAGTCATGTATGATAGAAGATCTTCCTAGGTGGGTTGTATACCATGAGTTAGTTATGACTACTAAAGAATATATGAGAAATGTAGTTGTCATTGATGGCAAATGGCTTTTAGAAGTTGCTCCTCATTATTATCGTGATAATGAGGTACATGATGCAACTAGTAAGAAGATGCCAAAAGTTAAAGGCAAAGCAAAAGAAGAGTTGCAGAAGGAATATAATAAATTATAGTACAAAGTCTGTTACTAAGAAAATGTAGACCAAAAGGCATTCTGCTTTCTATATTGCCATGAAGACTTGGAAAAGTAAACCTTGCAATTCTGAAGGTGCAAAAAATTGGAGTAGATGTTGATCATAACGTTCAAGATACTAAGATATATTCATAATGTGGATTATTTAGAAGGGACGGGACCAGGAGCaggaagctaaaaaaaaaaaacgacaagAAAAGTGAGGTAAAGAAATGTAAGGAGAAAGTTATCCAGTATGAGGCAGTGTAAGCAAATGAGAGGTATAAGCAACCCTTGGATGCAAGTTCATTGTGAGAGAGCGATGAAGTGGTGGTCAAGGAGATATGAATTTAAGActctcaaggtaggttccttgaagctggtaAGGGACTCTTGATCATAAGAATGGGACATgttctcctcttccttggattgaacctgaatgccttccattccccaggtgctgtatgattcctatgggtttagcactcctctCCTAAATATGATAATAAATACTATgaatttaataaatttaataatgCAGTACTAATGTGCAGCAGAGTTTGTGTGGAGTGGGTGTAGGgtgaaagaggagtgactggtggaatgatgaagttaaATTGGTTGTAAAGTAGAAAAAGAACATAAAAGATTTTTACAGTGAAGAAATATGAAGATAGAGTATGTGGAGAAATAAAAGGTTAAAGAAAGAGGAGTGGTGATGTGTTCTGTTTACCTAGCCCCCCAAAAATAAATCTCTCTCTGATGGGGGgtcccgttggcaacaacgttggtctactctactcggtaacaaact
Protein-coding regions in this window:
- the l(2)37Cb gene encoding pre-mRNA-splicing factor ATP-dependent RNA helicase DHX16; this encodes MGDALKSWVSHRLHDVMGMSDSTVAEYLILITNRLPNKSHVLAELKEEIPIDSAVEKFVGELWDKVRGGGVKADTSKHESQSAAAAKKRKVEENSDSEGEGPKLLKTSKDQTSDDDEEKQRLKDLRDRDEYTERLRQRDEERTKNVADKGDKKAFEEAAKRLQLEKEDREKILPKLRVESRRKYLVKRKDDKLKELEADIVDDEYLFEEEALTEREKKERDYKKTVLQLAKDYDKVREAENVQRYVMPEEGASVDDKYIEVDEREKKRGYDQKKWEEDQMRGTSLSFGARDKAKKYQEQEKEYNLVLEDEIEFIKSLPLAGTRKKKKKKKKDSDSESSSSSEEEEEEDEQPKLTATQKKLSIDEVRRSLPVFPFREALLNAINEHQIMIIEGETGSGKTTQIPQYLYDAGYCSDGKKIGCTQPRRVAAMSVAARVSEEMGKKLGNEVGYSIRFEDCTNDRTRIKYMTDGMLLREFLMDPSLDGYSVMIIDEAHERTLHTDILFGLLKDITRFRSDLKLLISSATLDSAKFSDFFDEAPIFRIPGRRYPVHIYYTRSPEANYIDAASVTILQIHITQHLGDILVFLTGQEEIEACQEILTERLRALGSKIRELIILPIYANLPSEMQAKIFEPTPPGARKVILATNIAETSLTIDGIKYVIDPGYAKQNYFNARSGMESLIVVPISRASANQRAGRAGRVGPGKCFRLYTQWAFENEMDENTIPEIQRVNLGNVVLQLKSLGIHDLINFDYLDPPPAEALILALEQLYALKALNHKGELTSTGRKMAELPVDPMMSRMILAADQYKVVEEILTIAAMLSVNGSIFYRPKDKAIHADTARKNFFHPDGDHLTLMNVYNEWVGTDYSSQWCYEVFIQYRSMKRARDIRDQLVGLMDRVEVQVTSNPGDSVNIRKAITAGYFYHVARFSKGGMYKTAKKSKTVMIHPQSCMIEDLPRWVVYHELVMTTKEYMRNVVVIDGKWLLEVAPHYYRDNEVHDATSKKMPKVKGKAKEELQKEYNKL